In the genome of Campylobacter helveticus, the window AGATGAAAAGCAAGTCGCTTTTTATGAGGGTAAGGGCGTGCTTTTAGAACTTGGGAAAATCGCAAATTTTAATACTTTAAAAATGATAGAAAATGTCAAAAATGCCTTGCCAAATTTGCAAGATAATTTTGAAAATATCGAATTTAACATCGTCTATGATAAGAGTTTAAATATCCACAAACATCTTTATAGCGTGGTTTTTGATATGATTTTGGGCGTATTTTTGACACTTGTGATTGTTTTTTTATTTTTACGCAATTTAAGTGCGACTCTTATCGCTTGCATTGCCATACCAAGCTCGATTATCTCAACATTTTTCATTATAGATTTACTAGGGTATGATTTAAATCGCCTCACCTTTATCGCCCTTACTCTTAGTATAGGAATTTTCATCGATGATGCCATTGTGGTGATTGAAAATATCGCCAAAAAATTAAAAGAATATCCCGCCCTAGAGGCTGCTTATCTTGGCATTAGCGAGATAGGCTTTTCCGTGCTTAGCATTAGTGTGGTTTTACTTTGTGTTTTTGTGCCTATCTCTTATATGGATACGATTCCTGGCTTATTTTTTAACACGCTTGGCATTAGCGTTGCTTCTGGGATAGTGATTAGCTTTTTTGTTTCTATTTTGCTTATACCCTCACTAAGTGCGAGATTTTTAAATCCAAAACAAAGCACCTTTTACCAAAAAAGCGAAGTGTTTTTTACCAAAATGGAGCTTTTTTATGAAAATTTACTTTACAAAATCTTACAAAATAAGGGCAAATTTATACTCACAAGCCTTGCTTTTATCGTTATAAGCTTTGCTTTGGCTTTAAAGATAGGGCTTGACTTTTTACCTATGGAAGATGATAGCGAAATTCAAATTCTCACCCATAGCAAAGAAGATTTAAGCCTAGAAGCGATGAAGCAAAAGGGGCTTAATTTACTTGAAAAAATTCAAAAAGATGAAAATGTCGCTTATGCCTTTTTGCTTGTGGGCTATGAAGACGCAAAGGACGCAACAAGGGCTAAAATTTATGTGAAACTCAAGCCTCTTGGAGAAAGAAAACTAAGGCAAAGTGAGCTTGTGAGTCTTTATAGGAATAAATTTAAAGATGAGAGTTTGGACATTAAAATTTTAGAACTGCCTAAAATTGACGGAGCTGGGATTGATGAGCCTGTGCAATTTTTAATCTTAGGAGATGATTTAAAAAGTCTTGAAATGGCAACCATAAGAGCAAAAGAGGTGCTAAAAAAAGAAAAAAGAATTGTTGATATTAACGATAATGCCAACCTTAAAAAAGCTGAAGTAAGCCTTAGAATCAATAAAGAAAAAGCCAAGCTTTTAGATGTAAATCCTAAATATGTCGCGGGGGTTTTGGGCTATTCTTTTGGGGAAATGGTTGTTGGAAGTATGGATAGAGGAAATTATAAAGATGATATTGTCTTAAGTTTTGATGAGGCTTTTAAAAAAGACATAAAGGCGTTGGAAAAAATTAGCATTAAAAATAATCAAGGGGAAAATTTAGAGCTTTTAAGCGTGGTAGATTTTGTTTATAATGAGGATTTAAAAAACATTTATCATTATAATAAAAATCGTAGCGTTAAAATCACAGCAGGGGTTAATGAAATTTCCTTAGGTGCTGTAAAAACTCTACTTTTAGATAATATGAGCGAAATTTTAGGGGGGGATAAAAATTTAAATTACGCTTTTTCAGGTTTTATTAATTTACTAAACGAAACAATTGAAGGCTTTGCTTTTGCAATATTTTTAGGGATGATACTTATCTATCTTGTTTTGGCTGCACTTTATGAAAGTCTTATTTTGCCATTTATCATTATGATAACAATGCCTTTAGCCTTCGGTGGAGCTTGCATAGGATTATTTATAACAGGGCATAATTTTTCCCTTTTTGTTCTAATCGCCATCATTTTACTTTTTGGTATGGTGGGTAAAAACGCCATTTTACTCGTAGATGTGGCAAATAAAAAAACACATCAGGGCTTAAGTGTCGATGAGGCACTAATAAGCGCCGGTAAGATGAGACTTAGGGCGATTTTGATGACAAGCTGCGCGATGATATTTGCTATGCTACCCCTTGCACTTTCAAGAGGAAGCGGCTATGAAGCAAACGCACCAATGGCGATAACCATTATTTACGGACTTGTTAGCTCCACGCTTTTAACACTGCTCGTTGTGCCAGCTTTATTTGAATTTTGTTATAAGCTTGATGTGAAATTAAGAAAAATTTATGAGAGGAAAAAACTATAAGTTTTTGTGATTTTAGCATTAAAAACTAAAATCACATTTGAGTTTAAACTATTCCACAACAATCGAATCTTTTATCTCTTCAAAGGTTTTATCACCGATACCCTTAACTTTTTTAAGTTCCTCTATGCTTGTGAAATTTTGCTCTTTTCTATAATCTAAAATCGCTTGAGCCTTAGTTGCTCCTATACCTTTTAGACTTTTCAACTCTTCAAGTGTAGCGGTATTTAAATTGACCGCAGCAAATAAGAAACTCGCCAAAGCAAACATTAAGAAAACTATTTTCTTCATTTCTTCTCCTTTTAAATTAAGTTTTTAATCCTACTTGAAAAATTTTAATAGAAAGTTAATTTTTGCAATTCTAATTTTCTTTTAAGGGTTTGATATGCTCAAAAAACACAAGTTTTGCACTATGTGCTTTTAAATTTTTAAAACTTTCACACTCAAGGCAAAGCAGCGAGGCGGTAGGAAAAGAATGGATACAAAGTGAGCCTAAAAACTCACAAAGCCCTAAAAGTGCTGGGTTATGTCCTACCAAAAGCACATTTTCTACGCCCTCATCTAAATTTTTCAAAAATTCAAAAAGCTGCTTTTCATTTGCCTCATAAAATGTATCAACAAAACAAATTTTTTCCTTTTCATAGCCATAATTTTTTACTACGATTTGTGCGGTTTTTTTCGTCCTAGTAGCAGGGGAGGCATAAATTTTGTCCCATTTGATTTTAT includes:
- a CDS encoding efflux RND transporter permease subunit; translation: MYKLAINRPISVLMLFLALVIFGLISAFNMNVNLFPNVNIPLVKITTKVNGDLNFVESKITKEIENAISEIDGVKTINSVAYDNFSVTMVEFKLSKDLEIAANDVRDKIGTLALNVKPEIEKVSSDSGTSISLFLKSQDELYLMQSIKDKIKPFLQRIDGVGEINSIAYKEPQIRIELKPNELRKYHLNALEVAKIIENQNFKQALGKLENEKQNYILKGYFEANSLEELKSLRIIPGVFLQDIATLSYLFEDEKQVAFYEGKGVLLELGKIANFNTLKMIENVKNALPNLQDNFENIEFNIVYDKSLNIHKHLYSVVFDMILGVFLTLVIVFLFLRNLSATLIACIAIPSSIISTFFIIDLLGYDLNRLTFIALTLSIGIFIDDAIVVIENIAKKLKEYPALEAAYLGISEIGFSVLSISVVLLCVFVPISYMDTIPGLFFNTLGISVASGIVISFFVSILLIPSLSARFLNPKQSTFYQKSEVFFTKMELFYENLLYKILQNKGKFILTSLAFIVISFALALKIGLDFLPMEDDSEIQILTHSKEDLSLEAMKQKGLNLLEKIQKDENVAYAFLLVGYEDAKDATRAKIYVKLKPLGERKLRQSELVSLYRNKFKDESLDIKILELPKIDGAGIDEPVQFLILGDDLKSLEMATIRAKEVLKKEKRIVDINDNANLKKAEVSLRINKEKAKLLDVNPKYVAGVLGYSFGEMVVGSMDRGNYKDDIVLSFDEAFKKDIKALEKISIKNNQGENLELLSVVDFVYNEDLKNIYHYNKNRSVKITAGVNEISLGAVKTLLLDNMSEILGGDKNLNYAFSGFINLLNETIEGFAFAIFLGMILIYLVLAALYESLILPFIIMITMPLAFGGACIGLFITGHNFSLFVLIAIILLFGMVGKNAILLVDVANKKTHQGLSVDEALISAGKMRLRAILMTSCAMIFAMLPLALSRGSGYEANAPMAITIIYGLVSSTLLTLLVVPALFEFCYKLDVKLRKIYERKKL
- a CDS encoding SixA phosphatase family protein, which encodes MQRIYILRHAKAQKEIETDDFSRKLTKKGKEELKMLFKKLKNYKIKWDKIYASPATRTKKTAQIVVKNYGYEKEKICFVDTFYEANEKQLFEFLKNLDEGVENVLLVGHNPALLGLCEFLGSLCIHSFPTASLLCLECESFKNLKAHSAKLVFFEHIKPLKEN
- a CDS encoding ComEA family DNA-binding protein, whose translation is MKKIVFLMFALASFLFAAVNLNTATLEELKSLKGIGATKAQAILDYRKEQNFTSIEELKKVKGIGDKTFEEIKDSIVVE